A genomic window from Pontibacillus halophilus JSM 076056 = DSM 19796 includes:
- a CDS encoding methionine ABC transporter ATP-binding protein has product MIQLEQIRKTYTNNGQSIHAVDDVSLRINEGEIYGIIGFSGAGKSTLLRCVNLIERPTSGQVIVDGVDITSQSKRALRETRRDIGMIFQHFNLLESKTVFQNVAFPLLLDGKKAKDVKGKVEELLAFVGIEELANKYPDELSGGQKQRVGIARALVRSPKVLLCDEATSALDPQTTDSILKLLKDIRDQYNLTILMITHEMQVIREICDRVAVMENGKVIEEGTVFDLFSSPSHQTTKNFVAAEMNDDIPKSVLEALHSERHVYRLTFLKEAASEPILFRASKRYNIEVNILHGQITELQGEPFGNLIVEFLGETSEIKKALHTIQQSVQVQEVTSRAG; this is encoded by the coding sequence ATGATTCAACTTGAACAGATTAGAAAGACTTACACGAACAATGGGCAATCCATTCATGCGGTTGATGATGTCTCGTTAAGAATCAACGAAGGTGAAATCTACGGCATTATAGGCTTTAGTGGCGCTGGGAAGAGTACGCTACTACGCTGCGTGAACTTAATCGAACGTCCGACTTCAGGGCAAGTGATTGTAGATGGCGTCGACATTACATCGCAGTCGAAACGAGCACTTCGAGAAACAAGGCGTGACATTGGAATGATCTTTCAACATTTCAACTTACTAGAGTCAAAGACCGTGTTTCAGAATGTGGCATTTCCGCTTCTGCTTGATGGGAAGAAAGCGAAGGATGTAAAGGGGAAAGTGGAAGAGTTGTTGGCATTCGTCGGGATTGAAGAACTTGCGAATAAATATCCAGATGAACTTTCTGGAGGACAGAAGCAACGTGTTGGCATTGCTCGAGCACTTGTACGCTCGCCTAAAGTTCTATTGTGTGACGAAGCAACGTCCGCGCTTGATCCACAGACGACCGATTCGATTTTGAAGCTGTTAAAGGATATCCGAGACCAATACAATCTGACCATTCTAATGATTACACACGAAATGCAGGTCATCCGTGAAATATGCGACCGGGTAGCGGTAATGGAAAATGGGAAGGTCATTGAAGAAGGTACGGTGTTCGACTTATTCTCGAGCCCATCGCATCAAACGACGAAGAATTTCGTGGCTGCTGAGATGAACGATGATATTCCGAAATCAGTTCTCGAAGCGTTACATAGTGAACGCCATGTATATCGACTCACGTTCTTGAAGGAAGCAGCTTCTGAGCCAATTCTATTTCGTGCATCGAAGCGGTATAACATCGAAGTGAATATTCTCCATGGGCAGATTACCGAATTACAAGGAGAACCTTTCGGAAACTTAATTGTAGAATTCTTAGGAGAGACTTCAGAAATAAAGAAAGCCCTTCACACGATTCAGCAATCGGTGCAGGTTCAGGAGGTGACGAGTCGTGCAGGTTAA
- a CDS encoding glycoside hydrolase family 13 protein yields the protein MIKEAIYHRPKDQYAYAYTEKELHIRIRTKRGDVKQVQLIHGDPYDFKGEVWQHQLVQMERTGHDDLFDYWAVSIEPPYRRLRYGFLLKDETEAFIYGERGFVDEVPKDVGFFFAFPFLNAIDVFSPPEWVKDTVWYQVFPERFGNGDESLNPQGARAWGSEPPKPDNFFGGDLQGIIDHIDHLVELGITGLYMTPIFKAHSNHKYDTIDYYEIDPQFGDKETFRKLVETCHENGIRVMLDAVFNHSGYFFEPFQDVLQNGEQSAYKDWFHVREFPLKEKPIPNYDTFSFGASMPKLNTENEQVKEYLLGVAKYWVEEFDIDGWRLDVANEVDHQFWREFRQTVKSAKEDAYILGEIWHDSMPWLQGDQFDAVMNYPFTEASLNLFARGTINTERFAHDITHVLNMYPDHVNEVQFNLLGSHDTPRILTESGGDKERARLLFLFQLSFIGTPCIYYGDEIGMEGGHDPGCRACMEWNEEGQDQELLSFVQKLTELRRTHRVFGNHGQFRIVDVTDNVLAYKKFDSQDELLFIVNPTEQSKSYVLPKAYVGKAVNNLWTGEQQPVAETLQLEAFDFKILRV from the coding sequence GTGATTAAAGAAGCAATCTATCATCGTCCGAAAGATCAATATGCATATGCGTATACCGAGAAGGAGCTACATATTCGTATACGTACGAAACGTGGAGATGTGAAGCAAGTACAACTCATTCATGGTGACCCTTATGATTTCAAAGGGGAAGTATGGCAGCATCAACTTGTCCAAATGGAACGAACCGGTCACGATGACTTATTTGATTATTGGGCTGTCAGCATAGAGCCTCCATATCGCCGCTTAAGATATGGCTTTCTGCTTAAAGATGAAACAGAAGCGTTTATCTATGGAGAGAGAGGGTTCGTAGATGAGGTACCAAAGGATGTAGGCTTTTTCTTTGCGTTCCCATTCTTAAATGCAATCGATGTATTCTCACCTCCAGAATGGGTGAAGGATACAGTTTGGTATCAAGTCTTTCCTGAGCGGTTCGGAAATGGCGATGAGAGCCTAAATCCACAAGGCGCACGAGCATGGGGGAGTGAACCGCCAAAGCCTGACAATTTCTTCGGTGGCGATTTACAAGGCATCATCGACCATATTGACCACCTCGTAGAGCTTGGCATTACGGGTCTCTATATGACGCCAATCTTCAAAGCACACTCCAATCATAAATACGACACGATTGACTACTATGAAATTGACCCTCAATTTGGGGATAAAGAGACATTCCGAAAGCTAGTAGAAACTTGCCATGAGAACGGGATTCGAGTCATGCTTGATGCTGTGTTCAATCATAGTGGCTATTTCTTTGAACCCTTTCAAGATGTGCTGCAGAATGGAGAGCAATCGGCTTACAAAGACTGGTTCCACGTTCGTGAATTTCCGCTAAAGGAGAAACCGATTCCAAACTACGACACATTTAGTTTTGGAGCTTCCATGCCTAAATTAAATACGGAAAATGAGCAAGTTAAGGAATACCTACTAGGCGTTGCGAAGTATTGGGTAGAAGAATTTGATATAGATGGATGGCGATTAGATGTAGCCAATGAAGTTGACCATCAATTCTGGCGTGAGTTCCGCCAAACAGTGAAATCTGCGAAGGAAGATGCCTATATACTCGGTGAAATCTGGCACGATTCCATGCCATGGCTCCAAGGGGATCAGTTCGATGCGGTAATGAACTACCCGTTCACCGAAGCTTCTTTAAATTTATTCGCAAGAGGTACGATTAACACGGAGCGATTTGCCCACGACATCACCCATGTTCTAAATATGTACCCTGATCATGTGAATGAAGTTCAATTCAATCTATTAGGAAGTCACGATACGCCAAGAATCCTAACAGAAAGTGGCGGAGATAAAGAACGAGCAAGACTACTCTTCTTGTTCCAGCTATCATTCATTGGCACGCCTTGTATTTATTATGGTGATGAAATTGGAATGGAAGGTGGACATGACCCTGGATGCCGCGCGTGTATGGAGTGGAATGAGGAAGGACAAGATCAAGAGCTGCTGTCATTCGTTCAGAAGTTGACAGAACTACGCCGCACTCACCGCGTCTTTGGAAACCATGGACAGTTCCGCATCGTAGATGTGACGGATAACGTCCTCGCGTATAAGAAATTTGATAGCCAAGATGAACTCTTATTCATCGTAAATCCAACTGAACAATCGAAATCCTATGTACTGCCGAAAGCGTACGTTGGGAAAGCGGTGAACAACCTTTGGACAGGAGAACAACAACCCGTAGCAGAGACCTTACAGTTGGAAGCATTCGACTTTAAGATTCTGCGTGTGTAA
- a CDS encoding extracellular solute-binding protein, with protein sequence MKKLLLLVFAMLLSVGVLAACSEDSGSDEASGNESNNEEGSNNEGEEGSTTDTLTIWVNDEESQVNAIEEITGKYTEETGIDVELTRVNMTDQIEKLDLDGPTGNGPDIFFQPHDRIGNIVLRGLAAPVDLGDETSGYSETAIEAVTYDGDVWGAPAVIETYALYYNKSLVDEVPATMEDLMALAEEQTEGGSYGFLAELNNLYFAYPFFAGNGGYVFDKADGSYNVDDIGLNNEGSVKGASQIQSFFTEGYIPAEISPDVINGLFTEGKAAVVLNGPWARPDYEAALGEDLATAPLPTVDGTPMQSFVGVKSWMLSEYSENKEQATDLIKFMTNTENSKIYYETAGEIPPRADLLEDSVVTEDAITASFAEQTNYGEPMPSVPEMSQIWEPMNNALQFLAQGDDPQEVMDETVQQIKDSIAAVQQ encoded by the coding sequence ATGAAGAAATTGCTTTTATTGGTTTTTGCCATGCTGCTAAGCGTAGGTGTGTTGGCAGCTTGTTCGGAGGATTCGGGTTCAGATGAAGCTTCTGGGAACGAGTCAAACAATGAAGAAGGTTCGAACAATGAAGGAGAAGAGGGCTCTACAACGGATACGTTAACAATTTGGGTGAATGATGAAGAGTCCCAAGTTAATGCCATTGAAGAAATCACAGGCAAGTACACAGAAGAAACAGGCATCGATGTTGAATTAACACGTGTGAACATGACAGACCAAATTGAGAAGTTAGATTTAGATGGACCAACTGGAAATGGCCCAGATATCTTCTTCCAACCTCATGACCGAATTGGGAACATCGTTCTTCGTGGCCTAGCTGCTCCTGTAGACCTTGGCGATGAAACAAGTGGTTACTCCGAGACAGCCATTGAAGCAGTAACCTACGATGGCGATGTATGGGGTGCTCCTGCTGTTATTGAAACGTATGCACTTTACTACAATAAGAGCTTAGTTGATGAAGTACCAGCTACCATGGAAGACTTGATGGCGCTTGCTGAAGAGCAAACAGAAGGCGGTTCTTACGGTTTCTTAGCAGAATTAAATAACCTTTACTTTGCTTACCCATTCTTCGCAGGTAACGGCGGGTATGTCTTTGATAAAGCAGATGGTTCCTACAACGTTGACGACATTGGCTTGAACAATGAAGGTTCAGTCAAAGGCGCTTCACAGATTCAAAGCTTCTTCACAGAAGGTTACATCCCAGCAGAGATTAGCCCAGATGTTATTAACGGCTTATTTACAGAAGGCAAAGCTGCGGTTGTTCTAAACGGCCCATGGGCGCGTCCAGACTATGAAGCTGCGTTAGGCGAAGATCTTGCAACTGCTCCATTACCAACTGTTGATGGTACACCAATGCAATCCTTTGTTGGAGTGAAGTCTTGGATGCTATCTGAGTACTCCGAGAACAAAGAACAAGCAACAGATTTAATTAAATTTATGACGAACACAGAGAACTCTAAGATTTACTACGAAACAGCTGGTGAAATCCCACCACGTGCTGATTTGTTAGAGGATTCAGTCGTTACTGAGGATGCAATTACTGCTTCCTTTGCAGAGCAAACAAACTACGGTGAGCCAATGCCTTCCGTTCCAGAAATGTCTCAGATTTGGGAGCCTATGAACAACGCACTTCAGTTCTTAGCACAAGGAGATGACCCACAAGAGGTTATGGATGAGACGGTTCAACAAATTAAAGATAGTATTGCTGCCGTTCAGCAATAA